Part of the Terriglobia bacterium genome, TAGAACCCGGGATAAGACTTGGAATCAAACATGTCAGGTCCCGATTAGGGACTGATTGAGACCAACGCCGGCCTTCGGTCCGGCGTTCTTGAGATGCCAGGAGGGCCCTGTGTTTCATCATCTCTTGTTCTTGCTTCGCGCGTTGTTTCGTCATCGTGCCGTGGAAGCCGAGATGGACGATGAACTGGGTTTTCATTATGAGCGCCAGGTCGAACGGTACCTTCAGGCGGGCCTCAATCCCGAAGAAGCGCGTCGCCGGGCACGTCTCGATTTCGGGGGGGTTGAAGGGGTGAAAGAGGAGTGTCGCGAGGCGCGCGGGGTGATGTTCTTTGAGACGCTATTCCAGGACGTGCGCTATGGCCTGCGGCTGCTCCTCAAGTCTCCCGGCTTCACCGCTGTGGCCGTCCTGACCCTGGCGCTTGGCATCGGGGCGAACACAGCGATCTTCAGCGTCGTTCATGCGGTCCTGCTGAAGCCGCTGCCGTACCCCGATGCAAACCGTCTCGCCATGATCTGGACGGGTCTTGGGAAGGAAACCCGCGCCCCCGCGACGGGGATGGAGGTAGCACAGTACCGGGAACGCAGCCGTTTGTTTGACCAGATCGCCGGCATCTGGGTCACCAATGGCACGCTGGTCGGGGAGGGCGAGCCCGAGCAGATCAAACTGGCCCAGGTGACCGACAACTTTCTCTCGCTGCTTTGCGGCCGGCCCGAGGCCGGTCGATTCTTCACGGCAGGCGAGCGGCAGGACGGCCCGCCGTCGGTCGCGGTCATTTCATACGGCCTGTGGAATCGCCGCTACGGCGCCAATC contains:
- a CDS encoding ABC transporter permease — encoded protein: MFHHLLFLLRALFRHRAVEAEMDDELGFHYERQVERYLQAGLNPEEARRRARLDFGGVEGVKEECREARGVMFFETLFQDVRYGLRLLLKSPGFTAVAVLTLALGIGANTAIFSVVHAVLLKPLPYPDANRLAMIWTGLGKETRAPATGMEVAQYRERSRLFDQIAGIWVTNGTLVGEGEPEQIKLAQVTDNFLSLLCGRPEAGRFFTAGERQDGPPSVAVISYGLWNRRYGANPKIIGQAVRIGGGSVTVIGVLPRDFRLIFPEDSSVPANVDLFVPLLADLSKVGKAGFIRMVGRMVRSANVVQAQSEADEIGLRMAMGAQPLGILSMVFRQGAPAIAWGLAAGFTLSLALTPMMRGLLFGVSPIDLTPFAAVFLLLVCLSVFACYVPARRATQVDPIIALRYE